A genomic region of Candidatus Neomarinimicrobiota bacterium contains the following coding sequences:
- a CDS encoding GWxTD domain-containing protein, with translation MRKLIIYILLIFSNLLSQVFDMDCAVFKGDENVSVIEVILLIPRNIFKFVRSDDGFYRADVEIRVALSKDDTVKAWDMWRIVDKTDDTTKIKASQKIPEMTTLTIEPGEYELYGVIIDMNKNIKYVRKEKVNIRSFASREPIISDIELCSSISKTESKNKFSRYFGYDLVPNASSVFGLHAPILYPYCEIYNIKFGENYRDQYSINYQILDINDNIIQDYGIVKKNKPGNSVVEIGSVNVSSLRSGIYKLKISFIDEGDTIFAVKKFYVVNETEEKNVEQLLVDFMYSGMSEEELDRIFGPLKYIATDNEIKRYKKANIEGKRQILIHFWDSRDPDPTTEVNEAKLEFMKRLEYANTNFGNAYTEGWKTDMGRIIIQYGFPSEIERYPSSMELKPYQIWHYYNVEGGVVFIFVDKSGFGVMELVHSTARKEIHDEEWQRWINQ, from the coding sequence ATGAGAAAGTTAATAATATACATTCTATTAATATTTTCCAATCTTCTTTCCCAAGTTTTTGATATGGATTGTGCAGTCTTTAAAGGAGATGAAAACGTATCAGTGATTGAAGTGATCTTACTTATCCCACGGAATATTTTTAAGTTTGTTCGTTCTGATGATGGTTTTTATAGGGCTGACGTAGAGATACGAGTTGCTCTCAGTAAAGATGATACAGTTAAAGCGTGGGATATGTGGCGTATTGTTGATAAAACAGATGATACTACAAAGATTAAAGCTTCTCAAAAAATCCCTGAAATGACAACATTAACAATAGAGCCAGGTGAATATGAGTTGTATGGCGTAATAATAGATATGAACAAGAATATAAAATATGTGAGAAAGGAAAAAGTTAATATCCGGTCATTTGCATCGAGAGAACCAATTATTAGCGATATTGAGCTTTGTTCGTCAATAAGTAAGACGGAGAGTAAAAATAAATTTTCTAGATATTTTGGATATGATCTTGTTCCAAATGCAAGTTCTGTATTTGGGCTTCATGCGCCAATATTGTATCCCTATTGCGAAATTTATAATATAAAATTTGGTGAAAATTATAGAGACCAATATTCCATTAATTACCAGATTTTAGATATAAATGACAATATTATTCAAGATTATGGGATAGTTAAAAAGAATAAACCTGGTAATTCTGTAGTAGAAATTGGTAGTGTTAATGTGAGCAGTTTAAGAAGTGGAATATATAAATTAAAAATAAGTTTTATCGATGAAGGTGATACAATATTCGCGGTGAAAAAATTTTACGTTGTAAATGAAACAGAAGAGAAAAATGTGGAACAGCTACTTGTGGATTTTATGTATTCAGGTATGAGTGAAGAAGAACTTGACAGGATATTTGGGCCTCTTAAATATATTGCAACTGATAACGAAATAAAGAGGTATAAGAAGGCTAATATAGAGGGGAAAAGGCAGATTCTTATTCATTTTTGGGATAGCCGAGATCCTGATCCAACAACTGAGGTTAATGAGGCAAAATTGGAATTTATGAAGAGGCTGGAGTATGCCAATACTAATTTCGGGAATGCTTATACAGAAGGCTGGAAAACAGATATGGGACGTATAATAATTCAATATGGTTTCCCATCAGAAATAGAAAGGTATCCGAGTTCAATGGAGTTGAAACCGTATCAGATTTGGCACTATTATAATGTTGAAGGCGGGGTGGTATTCATATTCGTTGATAAATCAGGTTTTGGTGTTATGGAACTTGTTCATTCTACTGCCAGGAAAGAGATCCATGATGAAGAATGGCAGCGATGGATAAACCAATAA